The Miscanthus floridulus cultivar M001 chromosome 7, ASM1932011v1, whole genome shotgun sequence genome includes a region encoding these proteins:
- the LOC136462581 gene encoding terpene synthase 2, chloroplastic-like isoform X2: MSAAPARIFSSSSVEPLLLATSPAAAGNNSRQGRHSGDSVRRLSAAAAVANTQLLRNDFDLQEGLTDVQKILHQRQKNAREIMVTIDNLKRLCIDHYFEEEIESAMSTCMDLIHSDDLFDATLAFRLLREGGHDVSANDVLRRFTDDSGEYKLPLSKDVRGLLSLHDMSHLDIGGEVLLYKAKEFSSKHLASAIRYLEPSLAEYVRQSLDHPYHLSLMQYKARHHLTYLESLPIRDIVEKLAVAEFQLNKLLHQQEIQEVNKWWMDLGLVQEIPVVRDQVLKWYMWSMTALQGRSFSRYRVEITKIIALVYVVDDIFDLVGTPEELSLFTEAVKVWNTAVADSLPSYMRSCYRALYTITNEIADMAAKEHGLNPVNHLRKAWAVLFDGFMVEAKWLATDQVPTAEDYLRNGVVTSGVPLTIVHIFMMLGCDQSTEALIDNIPSVISCPAKILRLWDDMGSAEDEAQEGFDGSYRDFYLMENLGCSPSDAEAHMHSLIAREWEELNRECLCTRTFSSNFTLVCLNTARMISVMYSYNKEQRLLVLEDYARMLIL; encoded by the exons ATGTCTGCTGCACCTGCACgcatcttctcctcctcctccgtggaGCCTCTTCTCCTTGCAACTTCGCCGGCGGCAGCGGGAAACAACAGCCGGCAAGGCCGCCACAGTGGCGATTCCGTCCGCCGCCtttcggcagcggcggcggtggccaacACGCAGCTGCTCCGAAACGACTTTGACCTCCAG GAGGGCCTGACAGACGTCCAAAAGATTCTCCATCAACGTCAGAAGAATGCCCGGGAGATTATGGTCACCATCGATAACCTCAAGCGCCTCTGCATCGACCACTACTTTGAGGAAGAGATCGAGAGCGCCATGAGTACTTGCATGGATCTCATCCACAGCGATGATCTCTTCGATGCAACGCTTGCATTCAGGCTCCTGAGAGAGGGAGGCCATGATGTTTCAGCAA ATGATGTTTTACGGAGGTTCACTGATGACAGCGGTGAATACAAGCTTCCTCTTAGCAAGGATGTCAGAGGGCTCTTGAGCCTGCATGATATGTCTCACCTGGACATTGGAGGAGAGGTGTTGCTCTACAAGGCAAAAGAGTTCTCAAGCAAGCACCTTGCATCTGCCATTAGGTACTTGGAGCCAAGCCTTGCAGAGTATGTGAGACAGTCCCTGGACCACCCCTACCACCTAAGCCTAATGCAGTACAAAGCTAGGCATCACCTCACCTACCTAGAGAGCCTGCCCATCAGAGACATCGTGGAGAAACTAGCAGTTGCAGAGTTTCAGCTCAACAAATTACTGCATCAGCAAGAAATTCAAGAGGTTAACAA ATGGTGGATGGACCTAGGATTGGTTCAAGAAATACCTGTGGTGCGGGACCAGGTGCTGAAATGGTACATGTGGTCCATGACAGCCCTCCAAGGACGTTCCTTCTCCAGATACCGGGTTGAGATCACAAAAATAATCGCGCTAGTCTATGTTGTGGATGACATATTTGACCTTGTTGGCACACCAGAGGAGCTCTCCCTCTTCACGGAGGCGGTCAAAGT GTGGAATACGGCGGTTGCTGATTCACTCCCCAGTTACATGAGATCATGCTACAGGGCTCTTTACACCATTACAAATGAGATCGCAGATATGGCTGCAAAGGAGCATGGACTGAACCCTGTTAATCATCTCAGGAAAGCG TGGGCAGTGTTGTTTGATGGATTCATGGTTGAGGCAAAATGGCTAGCAACCGATCAGGTTCCTACCGCAGAGGACTACCTGAGAAATGGTGTAGTCACATCAGGAGTGCCGCTTACAATTGTACACATATTCATGATGCTTGGGTGTGATCAAAGTACTGAAGCACTCATTGACAACATTCCCTCTGTCATCTCTTGCCCAGCCAAGATTCTTCGGCTTTGGGATGACATGGGCAGTGCAGAG GATGAAGCTCAAGAAGGATTTGATGGATCGTATAGGGATTTCTACCTCATGGAGAACCTTGGGTGCAGCCCTAGTGATGCGGAAGCACATATGCATAGCTTGATCGCAAGGGAGTGGGAGGAGCTCAATAGGGAGTGTTTATGCACGAGAACCTTCTCCTCTAACTTCACACTGGTCTGCTTGAACACCGCGAGAATGATCAGTGTCATGTACTCATACAATAAGGAACAGAGGCTTCTTGTCCTTGAGGACTATGCAAGGATGTTGATACTTTGA
- the LOC136462581 gene encoding terpene synthase 2, chloroplastic-like isoform X1: MSAAPARIFSSSSVEPLLLATSPAAAGNNSRQGRHSGDSVRRLSAAAAVANTQLLRNDFDLQEGLTDVQKILHQRQKNAREIMVTIDNLKRLCIDHYFEEEIESAMSTCMDLIHSDDLFDATLAFRLLREGGHDVSATDDVLRRFTDDSGEYKLPLSKDVRGLLSLHDMSHLDIGGEVLLYKAKEFSSKHLASAIRYLEPSLAEYVRQSLDHPYHLSLMQYKARHHLTYLESLPIRDIVEKLAVAEFQLNKLLHQQEIQEVNKWWMDLGLVQEIPVVRDQVLKWYMWSMTALQGRSFSRYRVEITKIIALVYVVDDIFDLVGTPEELSLFTEAVKVWNTAVADSLPSYMRSCYRALYTITNEIADMAAKEHGLNPVNHLRKAWAVLFDGFMVEAKWLATDQVPTAEDYLRNGVVTSGVPLTIVHIFMMLGCDQSTEALIDNIPSVISCPAKILRLWDDMGSAEDEAQEGFDGSYRDFYLMENLGCSPSDAEAHMHSLIAREWEELNRECLCTRTFSSNFTLVCLNTARMISVMYSYNKEQRLLVLEDYARMLIL, encoded by the exons ATGTCTGCTGCACCTGCACgcatcttctcctcctcctccgtggaGCCTCTTCTCCTTGCAACTTCGCCGGCGGCAGCGGGAAACAACAGCCGGCAAGGCCGCCACAGTGGCGATTCCGTCCGCCGCCtttcggcagcggcggcggtggccaacACGCAGCTGCTCCGAAACGACTTTGACCTCCAG GAGGGCCTGACAGACGTCCAAAAGATTCTCCATCAACGTCAGAAGAATGCCCGGGAGATTATGGTCACCATCGATAACCTCAAGCGCCTCTGCATCGACCACTACTTTGAGGAAGAGATCGAGAGCGCCATGAGTACTTGCATGGATCTCATCCACAGCGATGATCTCTTCGATGCAACGCTTGCATTCAGGCTCCTGAGAGAGGGAGGCCATGATGTTTCAGCAA CAGATGATGTTTTACGGAGGTTCACTGATGACAGCGGTGAATACAAGCTTCCTCTTAGCAAGGATGTCAGAGGGCTCTTGAGCCTGCATGATATGTCTCACCTGGACATTGGAGGAGAGGTGTTGCTCTACAAGGCAAAAGAGTTCTCAAGCAAGCACCTTGCATCTGCCATTAGGTACTTGGAGCCAAGCCTTGCAGAGTATGTGAGACAGTCCCTGGACCACCCCTACCACCTAAGCCTAATGCAGTACAAAGCTAGGCATCACCTCACCTACCTAGAGAGCCTGCCCATCAGAGACATCGTGGAGAAACTAGCAGTTGCAGAGTTTCAGCTCAACAAATTACTGCATCAGCAAGAAATTCAAGAGGTTAACAA ATGGTGGATGGACCTAGGATTGGTTCAAGAAATACCTGTGGTGCGGGACCAGGTGCTGAAATGGTACATGTGGTCCATGACAGCCCTCCAAGGACGTTCCTTCTCCAGATACCGGGTTGAGATCACAAAAATAATCGCGCTAGTCTATGTTGTGGATGACATATTTGACCTTGTTGGCACACCAGAGGAGCTCTCCCTCTTCACGGAGGCGGTCAAAGT GTGGAATACGGCGGTTGCTGATTCACTCCCCAGTTACATGAGATCATGCTACAGGGCTCTTTACACCATTACAAATGAGATCGCAGATATGGCTGCAAAGGAGCATGGACTGAACCCTGTTAATCATCTCAGGAAAGCG TGGGCAGTGTTGTTTGATGGATTCATGGTTGAGGCAAAATGGCTAGCAACCGATCAGGTTCCTACCGCAGAGGACTACCTGAGAAATGGTGTAGTCACATCAGGAGTGCCGCTTACAATTGTACACATATTCATGATGCTTGGGTGTGATCAAAGTACTGAAGCACTCATTGACAACATTCCCTCTGTCATCTCTTGCCCAGCCAAGATTCTTCGGCTTTGGGATGACATGGGCAGTGCAGAG GATGAAGCTCAAGAAGGATTTGATGGATCGTATAGGGATTTCTACCTCATGGAGAACCTTGGGTGCAGCCCTAGTGATGCGGAAGCACATATGCATAGCTTGATCGCAAGGGAGTGGGAGGAGCTCAATAGGGAGTGTTTATGCACGAGAACCTTCTCCTCTAACTTCACACTGGTCTGCTTGAACACCGCGAGAATGATCAGTGTCATGTACTCATACAATAAGGAACAGAGGCTTCTTGTCCTTGAGGACTATGCAAGGATGTTGATACTTTGA
- the LOC136465076 gene encoding lysine-rich arabinogalactan protein 19-like, which yields MDPWLGARPPAAAAPAHARPRPTSTAPACRATRGTPPPAPAVPRTHKPTRSPRRAPPAAARRPPRAAPQCRPPRARAAPTPRPPAAAAPSPRHAALRARSARARPRRCLRSLARARTAPPCPRAVGRWLAAAPSRHALHRHRSLCLHRRPGPRPALPTSTAVLASPRLPRPSSRSRSAERRPPRDRRAPPLSLAAPPQSWIFA from the exons atggacccttggctcggcgccaga ccgcccgccgccgccgcccccgcccacGCCCGCCCACGCCCGACGTCGACCGCGCCCGCCTGCCGCGCCACGCGCGGCACCcccccgcccgcgcccgccgtgCCGCGCACCCACAAGCCCACGCgctcgccgcgccgcgcgccgcccgcAGCGGCCCGCCGCcccccccgcgccgcgccgcagTGCCGCCCGCCGCGTGCGCGCGCCGCCCCCACCCCGCGCCCGCCCGCGGCCGCCGCGCCGAGCCCGCGCCACGCCGCCCTCCGCGCTCGCTCtgcccgcgcccgcccgcgccgctgcctccgctccctcgcccgagcccgcaccgcgccgccgtgccctcgcgctgttggccgttggttggctgcagcgccgagccgccacgccctccaccgtcATCGTAGCCTTTGTCTCCACCGCCGGCCTGGGCCTCGCCCTGCCTTGCCGACGTCCACCGCTgtcctcgcctcgccccgcctccCGCGGCCGTCGAGCCGGTCTCGCAGCGCGGAGCGCCGGCCACCCCGcgaccgccgcgcgccacctctgtcgtTGGCCGCGCCACCGCAGTCCTGGATATTCGCCTAG